Proteins from a genomic interval of Lysobacter arenosi:
- a CDS encoding c-type cytochrome — MRPLMIAACFLLTTAASVASAQETQAPAAAPAAATATTAPAAVKGDAAKGHQLTYTCQGCHGITGYKNAYPNFHVPKIGGQSAEYLVNALNEYKKGARKHPTMQAQSQSFSDQDIADIAAFLSSLK; from the coding sequence ATGCGACCGCTGATGATCGCCGCCTGCTTCCTGCTGACCACCGCTGCGTCCGTCGCATCGGCCCAGGAAACCCAGGCCCCCGCCGCTGCCCCGGCCGCTGCCACCGCAACCACGGCACCTGCCGCTGTTAAGGGTGATGCCGCCAAGGGACACCAGCTGACCTACACCTGCCAGGGTTGCCACGGCATCACCGGCTACAAGAACGCCTACCCGAACTTCCACGTGCCCAAGATCGGCGGGCAGTCGGCGGAATACCTGGTCAACGCGTTGAACGAATACAAGAAGGGCGCGCGCAAGCACCCGACGATGCAGGCCCAGTCGCAGAGCTTCTCCGACCAGGACATCGCCGACATCGCCGCCTTCCTTTCGTCCCTGAAGTGA
- a CDS encoding c-type cytochrome has product MTNKILAIALLASLAVVGCSSSDTPAEHSAADRAEGHTSSSAGLPAGHIAAGEQLASTKGKATGQSCVDCHGAEGNAPIDGTYPKLAGQYYDYIAHALQAYRDGDREHALMSSQAKDLTDQQIADLAAYFGSRQSNLRDLHNAH; this is encoded by the coding sequence ATGACGAACAAGATCCTCGCCATCGCCCTGCTCGCCTCGCTCGCGGTGGTCGGCTGCTCCAGCTCCGACACCCCGGCCGAGCATTCGGCCGCCGACCGCGCCGAAGGCCACACCTCTTCGTCCGCCGGCCTGCCGGCCGGTCACATCGCTGCCGGCGAACAGCTCGCCAGCACCAAGGGCAAGGCCACCGGCCAGTCCTGCGTGGACTGCCACGGTGCCGAAGGCAATGCCCCGATCGACGGGACCTACCCGAAGCTCGCCGGCCAGTATTACGACTACATCGCCCACGCCCTGCAGGCTTACCGCGATGGCGACCGCGAGCACGCGCTGATGTCGAGCCAGGCCAAGGACCTGACCGACCAGCAGATCGCCGACCTGGCCGCCTACTTCGGTTCGCGCCAGAGCAACCTGCGCGACCTGCACAACGCACACTGA